Within Primulina huaijiensis isolate GDHJ02 unplaced genomic scaffold, ASM1229523v2 scaffold18111, whole genome shotgun sequence, the genomic segment acactttaatttcgagatcaccaatgtctaaataaggcatgtgtactcctttgactgtcttaacagtcatgctctcaaaatttctataagcttttataaactttatttataaNgccggtaaacgagtcaaagaacagtcctagcatatagagcctcagtgttgttccgggtcgtaaggactaatggtgtacaatcataaccacggacttatcctctcgataaatgataaccacttggaaagtccgagggagggttgttcggtataatcatcatatgactacccatctgcatgtttggacatctctatgcccttaccaagaaacgtagtacacaacatcacagatgctagtctcgagctcaagcgacctttatccctgttttaggcggctgaatcgactaggaacgaatttagaatatgcagtgcttacaaatgagtttcaatatcgaattacgattcatttgtattaaagcataatcaagaactttatctatgctgattgcatggatatacagataaagtataacgaaaccattaaaagttaaattatattaaaataaagatcgtttatttcacttgagtcaataaattccctagccaaccgttggcttgcagggcatctactctaacacttgACCCTGACCGAGCTTCTGGATACCTCGTGCTGTTGTCCAATATGTTTGCATCCGATGAGAGGTGGTAGGATGTGGTAACAGTGAGGCAAAAGATGCTTGATATTAAAACAAGGAAGCCCCATGGTAGAAGTTGGATTCAGATAGAAGGAAGCATTTATGAATTTCTGGTTGGTGACAGGTCTAATGagtacttttaacggcgtgcttcaatatgtgcgctgttaatattgttgcacttgacagaaataacggcgttcagtaaaagcacgctgcggaaagtaatatccgcagcgtgcatttatgtgtgctgtaaatattatatactttctgcagcgtgcttttaatgcgcgccgttaataacatatatattaacggcgcgcattaaaagcacgctgcggaaagtcaTATGatatactatccgcagcgtgcaataatgtgcgctgttaatactCTATGCATTCACGGCGTTCAGTAAAAGCACGCCGTTGAAATgggtgaatttttaaattagcgacggtttaataaaccgtcgctaatgtaacgttgcgacggttttaaacaccgtcgctaaatttagagaCAGTATAAAATAACCCTTCGCCGATtttaaatcagcgacggtttaataaataaccgtcgcttttagcgacgatttttatttaactgtcgctaatagttgtaaatcggcgacggttatgtttaaaccgtcgctactagcgacattttaatgcaaaactgtcgctaattgtcgcaaattgtctataaatatccgatttCCGTTCCACTTTCACATCACTTTACAACACTTAAACTTTTCTCTAATATGCGTTTTTAATTTTGGTTTaagtacattttttttaaaatttttggttaattttttaagtgttagttaagagaTGATAGTTttacttgaattttatttaaaatttattaaattataaaagtaaatttttttttaattttacgcaaaatttagcgacggttttatgaactgtcgctaaatgtagAGACGGTTTTGTAACcgtcgtcgctaaatttaaacaccGTCGTTCCATTAGCGACAGAGTAGTAACCGttgctaatttagcgacggtatttttgGTAttgaaccgtcgctatttttaaaacCGCCgctaatattaaatttttttttaatgaacgctgcggatagttgtattaatagcgtacatatgcacgccgttgatagtagtattaacagcgtgcgcatgcacgctgcggataaactcgaactttcaacagcttgcagattcgcagcgtgcaatgtgcgccgcggAAAGAGTATTTGCGTGCTGCgaaaagtcatttttgttgtagtgacaCAGCTGAGATAACCGTGTTTCTTTGTCATGAGAACTCGTATCATCAGTTATGTATCTCTGGATTTGGTGGCTATGAAGCAAATAATTTGCAAGGCACTGCACCTGATTCAAGCAGatgtttgctttgctttgatcaGGTAGTAAAAAAGCATGGAGTAAGGAACTAAATTGGTGGACTTCCCACTCATGTTTGATTAGTTGCAAGTTTACCTATggaactaattaaattattgacaAAAACAACATTCCAACAAGCACCATGTGCCATGATTTTTGCTGAAGACTTGATATCTATTGTAAATTTACAATGAGATTGATTAGTTTCAACTTTTATAGTCATACTGGTAATTGTGGTTATGCGAACTGCAACATGTTtggttttttatatttttcttgttcGTCATGTTTCTTCTTTATGAAGATGGAGAAACAAAGAGTCAATGACTCTGCTCATATTTGTTCAATCATTGAGGTTACTTTTAGAGAACCCATgtattatttatgtttgatCTTGGTTTTTATGTCTTTCTTTGCTCTCTGGAATTCGAAATCCTTTTCAAATTCTTTTTTCAAGATCCATGCCACAGATTTGGTCTTGTCCAGAAAACACGTGGACAGTTGCGATTCTTTTTGTTTTGATAGAGCCCTTTAATTGTACCTCTTTACCTTTTATTTACTGTACTCATATTTATCACTTTCATGACAGGGATTCTCAACATGGATAAAGGCCTTCGTGCACATTTGGTGGATGATGGGATAAGGGTTCAGTTAAGCCATTGCTATGCACCAGACATTCAAATTTTGACTTGTCTCATTTTCGTTTTCCCGACTTCATAATTGTGCCTAGGAGAACAGCAGCTGGCACGGACCCGCGCAACACGAACCAGCAGCCGCGCGTTGAGAAGAAGAGTTTCGGGCACCGGGCAGAACGCACACCAGATCCGCGCACCCTATGCTGGCCAAAACCCATCCGAACAGAACCATGCGCGAACCAGAGCGATTTCAGTGCGCATCCACACGCTGCGACACGGATTTTAGAAAGGAAACCCTAACTTGCTAGATTTACATTAATTATTGTCTTTCTTATGTATAGAAAAAAATGTACACATTATTAGAACAGATTAATATGGAgcttataatatattaaaaaaaatttttctcGCCAAAAAGCTTTGACTTCATTTATACCAATGTGTACCTAAAataaacttatcaaagttttatactttgtgGTATTTGTCGATTGTTATTCACgaggattgtcaaagacgaatTCTTAGAAGGTTCCTTTGAGATGAATTGTTCTTGTTTGTGTTATTTGTTCCTAAACCACGTCGTTTAGCGGTAAAAATCACATTGCTTCTTTCAAAGTTAAAGATCAAGAGTTACGAGAATTCTTGTTGTTCATTGAATTGAGAGCACAACTGTGTCTAGTTCGTGTTTACCTTTCATGCATAACTAGATTCGCATAATAGTTGTGACTTGCTCTGATTGTATCATTTGATAATCAAGAGCGAGGTTTTGAAACAAgtaagttattttgttttatttatcagttttttTTCGTATATTGTTTGTGTTCTTCATTTCCTTGTGTCGCAAGAATTCTCTTAGGAGTCTTGTATTATAATATTCTTGTGTTAGTAAATCTTGcgattttcaaatttcttgtgtcGTTCTTCGTTGTGTCTTGTCGCACAATTTTCTTCCTTTTTGTCGTTCAATTTgtcagaacaaaaaaaaaattcgatcaGAAAAGCAAACGAAGgtcgaaaatatataaaaagaagGGAATcgataaaaagaaataaaagagATCGATTAGTACAAAAGGAGAGTAAGAATGTGCCAAATTTTCTTTCTTgcatcttagcataaaaaattctTGCTTTTAGTGTTGAGTCATATTCGAATCTTCAAAGTCTTTTGTTTTCGTGTCGTGCAGTTTGAACTTGTGAGTTTGATGCACACAAGTTACAAAACCTAAACGTACCCTTAATTGAGagttatcaaatttgagtgaaaaatacttgagtgcgggagttcttctttggagtgactTGTGAGGTATTTGTGGTGAGAACAAAAAAAAGAGTTTGAATGATTTTcgtttggagtgactagtgagaatTGGgtgtaaaatatattatttctacTAACTTCTTGCAGGTACAACATGTCTAATGATAGACAAATTCAAACAACGGTTGGAGAGTTGTGTATAATGTGGGAGAAAGAGTTTAGACCTTTACGTAGTCGAAGGGAATAGAGCGTCATACTTAAATTTGCATGGTGATAGGAGACGTGATGATAATCGTAGACATAGATATGGTTATTCAATATTACTGTATGGGTAATTTGAAATCGTGTGTTGATATTTAATGATTGGTAAACTCCATGTCATTTATTGCCACATTTTTATTTCTGCCTTTTAATATTCCCCACCGAAGGCTTCCATCTTTTATGCAAGGCAGTCTGGAGTTTCACATCGTATTGCATGATGCGAGATAGAGGATCGAGTTTACAGTTTGGGTTCCCTCtagtattaattatttatttatgtgttcatatttatttatttatttattgtcttCCTTTCATTGCTTTTCCTTTGCTTTGTAGAGAGGTTATTGATAGTGAGTCCATGTCCACCGGTTGTGCCTCCAACCGATCATCATATTCGTCGCCCTAGTGTTTTTCATTCCGCTCtcattttatgttatttattgCACATCTGTCTCTGGAGAATGACGATTTTAGTTTTACTTCGTTTTCATGATCAAATTCTTCGACATTACATAACCCATGGCGAGTTTCGTCTTCATTTTTTGAGGAGTACTGTCTGGTTGTAATATTGTTCGTTGTGCAGGAGAAGACCACTTTATAATTTGGAttcaacctttttttttttattattttggccAAGATAAAATTTCTTGTTCAATGCTTGAATCCTACCAATATAGGTAATTTTCTGTTCTTTAAAGTCTGCGTGTTGCGGTTTTGATTTTCTTGGACTTTGGGTTCCATTATGGAGTCAAAAgaaatcattttattattttattttttggtgaaAGAAATAGGTGGAAAATTTGCTATTATGCATCTCTTTCTCTTAtcttattttctttgtttttcggAATTTCTATCTTAtgcattttgtttgtttttcggAATTTCTATCTTATGCATCGATGTATTTTTCCTTTTGCTTTATTGGATTGGATTTGAGCAAAAAATGTGGTCCTTGCAAGGTTATGTGATCAAGGTTGGGAAAGCAATTGTGTTTGACCTCGGACATTGGAAGTAAATACAGTTTTCATTAGCGTCCTtaagaagaaaaaataataatcatgagttgaaataaaatcataaaaggCACTGGCACTTATTTATTTCCTCATAACTATTTGGATAATTGTTTTTGTGGTCTGCAATAGGTAGGGGTGGGCAAAGGTCGGTTTGGTCCGGTTTTACTCTACAACGGTTCGGTttttcgattttcggttttcaATATCTATAGTCCAAAATCAAACCATTTTATTACGTTTCGGTTCGGTTTTTTTGTAATACGGTTCGGTTTATACGGCCGGTTATATACGGTTAgcaaaaattttgttaagaaataaaattataccaCACTTTATGCCTTTAAAATCTAAATCATAGTATTAGTCAAACACGGAAAATGCATGAATCCAACAGAATATTCAGTAATAGGAATGATAACAAGGTGTCAACTAGCTCGAATGGAACACCAATCATCTTacgaaaaaattaaagaaatatatgcataaaaaaaaagaaaacgtCGACTGGTGAATGgtgagaaagaagaaaaaacgaTCTCGAATTGAAAATTGAGGGTTAATGATACTAAGTTCCTAAATCCTAATAGCTCATTATACATAATATGGCCTATTATCTAAAAACCTTATACTTAACAATAATATGGCCCGTTCAGTTAttcggtttttgaaaaatttactAGTCTATTTTCACTATTCAagtattttcaatatattagtTGTAATAAATACATTTCTTCTGTGATTTTCTCAATTTCTTTTGGACTGATCCTTTAAAATTTGACCAAaatatgtttttcatttttttccttctaatTTCAATCTATGGTTAACTTGTTTTCTCATCACTATTTTACGCAGATACCCTCATGAGGTATGTTCATCTACATTCACAAGTACATGAAAAATGCTTGATGGTACCAAAAGATAAGTATAAATTATGCAAACATGTTATTAAAACATACATTTTTTAAGGTAAATATTCTAACATCATGACATctactttaatatttttttcatttaaaattatactttttcgaaaaattatctaaataaataaatctataCATATCtacaataaatataaattgttattatttgtattaaatataaataattaaaatggaCAACTCAGAAGGTAAGATTATGAGTTCAATCAAAGTAGATAAAATGAGAATTATTCCCTTTGTGTTTGTGTTAATGATATATTAAAGATTTTCCCCGCACTACAAATTCAGTGATCATTATTGATCTTATATGTGGTTTTTTTCTTTTAGTACAATAATAGCCATTGGAGCCACCATGGGGTAATATCCTCGAGCTAGATTGAATTATACTTTGATTTTTACGATGATTAAACTCCGATAAAAGCTTAATTGAGGTGTTTCGGATGTGGTCCTTCTGTTGCAGGTGTTTTCTTCCAATGTTTTTTGGTATTATGCTTTCTAGTCCCTTAGGTTTTTTGGATTGATGAGATTTAAATATGTTGATTTCACAATTCTTGACTTGCGAGGATAGATAAAATTCAAGTAAATCAGTACATGTCAAAGTATGTAACATCaacaaattttacaaaaataattaagtaaatgTATATGGAACTGAAAAtaagtaaaatatataaatatgattaagGAAAATTTACTGAATCTACTTGAATAATCATTTTTAGTAACGATACTGTGAAAAATATCGATGACTAAAATAatcaatttcaaaataatacgataatatgaataaataaagttttttacatataagtaaatatatattataattaattttaatgatatccttgtaaaaaaaatacaaaaaataaagatGTTATATGaaacaagaaataaaaaaaattgatatgagAATAATAAAGTTATAAGATAATATATTCATTTCTAATGAATTGACATTGCATTCATATGAATTACAAGCATTTCACAAACatatattaatttgtatttGTTTGTAGCTCGATATGTGTATCAAATTTATAAGTCTTTATGAGGAAAAAAGAATTAGACTTgaatttttaatcttttttttttttttttaatatttcaattaatgGTATGACCAAATAAAGAGGTTATTTGATGATTTCAAATAATATGTGTTCTACGTGTAACGCGTGTGTTACTTACTAGTTGAAGATAAAAGGACGAACAAACCCGATTGTGCCGAAAGTTATTGGACCTTAATTAATGGACTCTAAGTTGATGAATATAAACGGGCGGGAAGTGGGAATTATATTTGAATAGACATGTCAAAACGGGCTGACGGGGCGGGCCAGCTCGTCACCCGCCGCAACCCGCCATTAGGTGGGGTGGGGCGGGGCGGGGCGCCATTTTGGTGGGCCTTTAAATGAccaacccagcccaacccaccTTGCGCCCAACccacttattttttttaagaaaaaaatgctAAACCGTATCGTagtaaacatagaagaaaaatatatttcagtcaaatagtttcataaaatacttaaaaacattgaaataagaaattaagaaagcatacaacataatccataaaaagtaaagtacttaaaccaaacatgaagaaattaaacaaatactatAAAGTCAATTCTTATTAAATTCCATGCAATCTTGATCTTCTACAATAGCTCCTTCCATTATGtctattatatatatcatcATCATTGGACATTAGGTGTCTAAAAGTCGCAGTAATTATTTGATTGAATGTATGTGCAAATGTGCTAttagtattatattttattcgaAAGCTTTAAACTTTCACATTAAGAATGCAGATTCAAGAAAGCCAATCTCAACAAAACGAATAACTAATCAACATCCAAAGAAAAGAACCACAAAATGCGGGTTTAGACAATGCAAATGGAAATACCGGAGGGCGATGTAAACTGTAAGTTCATCGATCCTTATGTGAAAGATACATTAAAAACCATTAACTATTTGATTGACTAGATTAATTCGAGTTAAACATTAAATGGAGGAGAGCATAATatcttcaaaaaaaaagaaaaagcacaTAGATTCAGATTTTACTAGAGTGAGTGATGGAGGTGAGGCGCAGgagaaaaataaagaagaaataaGATAAAGAGATTGATAGAGGTGCATGAGacttattccaatttttatataaaatataaaattttacccTAATTTGGCGGGTCAGCCCGCCCCGTCTTGGCCCGCAATCCAAACGGGCTCAGTCCATTTGACCCGTCTCCAAACGAGGTGTTTTTTTTCAACCCAACCCGTTCAATTTTTATAGCGGGACGAGTCTGCCCGACGGACTTGACCCAATTTGACAAATCTATATTTGAATGTATTGAATTgatttgtgagacgatttcgTTAGAcctaacataataaaaaaataataacaccaccaGCATGAGATTGATAAAATTGTTACGAGTTGACAGTGGACTTTTTGTTTAAGTGGAATTAGATAGAAACACGTAAACGAATTGGGTCCAAGTGGAATGCAGGGACGAACACAATCCCACCCCATGACTTATCTTCACCTCTCagcattaattttcatttttctgatCTTTGGGTTGTTATTTTTCGGGAATGTCAACTTCTTCTGCAGCCGGATTTACCCTGGAAGGTATTCAAGATGTCCAGGATCATCCATGGGTGAGATTGCacgtttctttttcttttttttgttctttgatTTGTTAATATGTGTGAGTACGCATTGCTTCAGCTTAATTTGTGGTTATGTACGTTTGCAACTGGATGGTACATGCAGGAGAATGAAGAAGAATTTTCATCTATGTCGTCGGAGAGATATCGATCTTTCTATCATCTCATGCAGATGGGAAACAAGGCATTCCGGGACAACAGATTGGATCAGGTTGCTTACATTCTTTTTGTTGTTGATGTTTACCCGAAAAGTTCTTGATTCAAGTTGTTCTTTGGAAGAATTAGTTGTTTTCTTCAGTAATGAAAATCGTCTAAAGTAATGGGATTTCTGAAGCTTCACTTTGTATGGTATTTTTGGATTCAATGTTCTCTTCCGACTAGATAGATACTCTAAAGCAGGGCCATTTGTCCTAGAATTTATGCGAAATTCACCTTTGACTACCTTCTTGATATGTCCTTGGATTGGATAATGGTTTATTATTACGGTTTAAGGCCGATGGATTCTATTCCTATGTGCCAGTATGGGACATGTCTGAGTTTTGTACATGGTGGAATGATCACCACTCAGTGTTAGGGCAGAGGAATTGACGTGTCAATGACGGAATACTGTTTTGAATGGCCGGAGAGGTCCACTTATTTTCGTCCGTTTGTTTTTTGGAAATCAATGAGTTCAAATGTGTGAATGGAATGCCAAGAAGTGCTTTGTGAATTTGAGAAGCGGGAGAGTGTGCTGAAAAGGTGTGGAGGTTTTATGAACAGAGTGATTGAGAGGTGGTACCAATGTGTCAAGTTTTCCTTTCTGTGGCTCACGTTGGTCCTTCGATTAGTTTTTGTTTGTGTTTCAGTTCAATATTAAGATAAAACTTTGTAGATATAAGCTTTTACTAGAGATAATGATTGATATGACTCTGATGAAAATGTTCATTTTGTTTGTGAAATGTAAGAGTAAGATTTTTTGTCATGTGCTGCTTGTAAACAAGTACTGTATGTGCTGccatttattttcaatattggCTCATCATGACATTTTGGTATGGCTTTTGGAATGGATGGTCTGAGCAAGGAATAGGAAATTGGTTGGAGCATTTGATAGCAAATCATTGTTGTTTCCATTAAGAAACTTAAATTGTGTTGTGTTATTATTTATTAACCTCAAAATTACAACTGGACAATTCCGGTTTGACATTCTTGTGAATCAGATGTACCAGAACTTTGTTTATTGATGCTTATTTTTTATGGTGTGATGACAAAAACTGTTTTTATGCAGGCAATTGACTTTTACACAAGAGCCAACAACATTAAACCAAGTGATTCTGTCGTTCTTAGCAACAGATGCATTACATATCTTCTGTCAGTATGATTTTAGATgtgatttattgtatattttcaTTTGGTTTTTAGTCATGATATCTAGTTGAATGGACTTTGCAGCTGTTTCATAATATTCATCTtgtgtttcatgtttcttaAATGGTGAATTGTCACCAGGATGAGCCAGTTCCTCAAACACAGGCCTTCATCTGCTTCTGAATACAGGCCATTGAGCGGGTTGGATCCAATAACTCATGCAGGGGTTTGACCATTATTTGATCCATATCATTGATTTTCCTTCCCCACTCCTTTTAGACAAGTTACAGTACCTCGATATTTTGTTCTTGATTGCAGCTTGCCCTGAAGGATGCTGAAAAGTTGTTGAGTTTGCAAAGtaattctgtatcatcatacattcTTAACGCAAATGCTCTAATCCTGGTGAGATTTCCTTTTCATTGAATTACTATTTAGCATTTGTATACTGTCAACCTTTGATTGTGTAAGGTTGAAAATGAGTGAAAGGTTCTGGTAAAGGATAATTATCACAGTTATGCTAAATAACTCATGGCGATTTTAAATTTCACCAATAATTGTTTAATTTCAGAGTTTTGTGTTTTGATATTTGTGCTAGTTGTTATTTTTTCTTTCTGTTTAATTGATTTCATGATTCATGTACTTCGTATCATGTGTGCTATCTTCACTTATGTTTCTTGGCTAAGTAAAGCCTTTAACCATGATGCTAACCTTGACGTTTCGAGCAGTTGGAAAAGTATGAGCTGGCTTGCGATGTTATTCTTGAAGGCCTTCAAATTGATCCTCTGAGGTGATTCAagaacataaatcataatactATTGATGCTTCAACATTAATCTTGTATTGGCTGGACTTGGTACAGTTTTATTTTCACGTATGAATTGTGTTACCAACGAAAGGTCTCCTTGTGCAGCAATTCTCTTCTGAAACTGCAAAAATCAATACCAGATACATGTATGAGGAGAAGCAATATAAAACCACAGCGTACAGATGATTATGATTGCACGCTGTGTTTGAAATTACTTTATGAACCTGTTACAACTCCATGTGGTCATTCCTTTTGCCGCTCATGCCTGTTTCAGACCACGGACAGAGGTGTTCTTTACTCTCTACGCTTGCTACCGTTGATTTTGTAACGTCTCCTGTTAAGATCCATTTACTTCGTCTTTTTGATATAAATTTCAGGCAACCGTTGCCCCCTGTGTCGTACAGTTCTGTTAATTAGTCCTGTTACATGCGCAATCAGGTAACCTTTGCAAAGCTGAAATATCATATGATATgctcaaaattatataatacaTTATGCAGAACATGGAGACCAGAAATTGATATGCTAGAAGAAATCATAGATATTTCTGAACTTTGTTGGGCACCAGGAGTGAAAATTATTCTAGTAAATTTTGAACTGTTAAGTATGCTAGTGATTTTCTCGGTTTTAGATGTAGTTTTGTGTGCCATCAAGATGTTTGTTGTAAATATGTGTCAAAGAAAGCATCACTCTCCTTGGCTTATTATCAACAAGAAATAGAAGGGAATCCTATATCGTATGACAGCTGAAGTTGATGTTTATTGGCTTTTTTCCAGCGTCACATTGAAAAATATCATCGAGAGAAACTTTCCAGAGGAATATGGGGAAAGGAAGTTGGAGCATGAGAGTCTGACAAAACTTGCTGTTGATTTGTTGCCTCTTTTTGTCATGGATGTTATCTTGCCATGTCAGAAGTTTCAGCTTAACATATTTGAACCTCGCTATAGACTTATGGTGAGTTGATCTAACTATTTGGTGATAACTTACTTGACAATTATTGTTGAAGCCGTGGATGTGTTGGATAAATTTGCGTTCTCGATGAGCTTAAACATTTGAATGAAGCAACTATTTAGTCTGGTGTTAGACATAGGTAAAGGACCTTAAAACTCAGTTCCAGTCTTGTAGCTTCCCATCAATTAAACGTCCGTGTGTTCCAGTATGGTAAATGAGTGGGGCTTGAACTAAGAAGCCCTTGTGCCGCATCCAAAGAGCATCATGTCTACCAGTTTCAcatagggttttttttttttctgatacGTGCAAACCATCTACTTTCATGGAGTATGTATTCCCATTAAGATAACTGActttaagttgtatttgatTTGAAGAATTTCAAAATCCATGATTTATACAGTTTAAATGTTAGGATGATTTTGAGCAAGTTGTACTTCAAATTCATCCCTTATCAATTTATACTCTTGCATCAATATTTGTAATGAATATAACCAGCATTGGTCCATGCATAAAGTCTTTTTCCCCAATCAAATCCTTTCAACCAAACGAAATCTTAGGAATTGGGCCAAGAGCTAGAAAAAGAACACCTGATGCTGGTTACAGATATGATATATCTATGGTGTATATCTGAAATTTCTTCCGAAATTAATCATATTTATCAGCATAAAGAATTGTCGTTCAGTTGTTCTGTCCACTTGTTGAATATCTCCCACTTGCGTAATTTTCATCTTGTTGCTTGTTGGTGAGTTTTAAGTTCCATATGCGTTGGACCAGGTGAGGAGGATAATGGAAGGAAATCGCCGCATGGGAATGGTAACTTAATAATGCTAGAGTTTGCTCTTGTTTATATCTTACAATATTAGTGATTTTATAACTTCTTGATGTTCCGACATGTCGCATCCTTTTTCATGATGTAGGTTATAAATGAGTCGATTCCAGGTTCAATAGCTGATCATGCATGTGAGATGGAGATAACAGAGTAGGTTCTCTCTTGTACTTATTTGATCATTGCTTTAACTAAATAAGTTGTATTCTGTCATCAGATACTTTTATTGCCATGCCAGCGCATAGATGATGATTATGTTTGTTATTCATGCAGTTGTGAGCCACTTCCGGACGGTCGTTTCTTTTTAGAGGTAAAAAGTAGTTAAACATGATGCGATTATGTTATAATGATCTATTTGCTTTGAGTTAGAATGTTTATATTCATTCTGTCATCTAATTTCACTTAATTTGACTGTTTCactctgattttttttatctattctATTGGAGTTTCCTGCTCCATGAAATTTACACAGCAGAAAAACCAAACTTTTGGTTCCATGGGTTTAATTATGAATGGATTAAATCAAATGAACTcttcatttaataatataactcatcaaaattagataaataattcaataaaacACCTCTACCAAA encodes:
- the LOC140965976 gene encoding uncharacterized protein isoform X1: MSTSSAAGFTLEGIQDVQDHPWENEEEFSSMSSERYRSFYHLMQMGNKAFRDNRLDQAIDFYTRANNIKPSDSVVLSNRCITYLLMSQFLKHRPSSASEYRPLSGLDPITHAGLALKDAEKLLSLQSNSVSSYILNANALILLEKYELACDVILEGLQIDPLSNSLLKLQKSIPDTCMRRSNIKPQRTDDYDCTLCLKLLYEPVTTPCGHSFCRSCLFQTTDRGNRCPLCRTVLLISPVTCAISVTLKNIIERNFPEEYGERKLEHESLTKLAVDLLPLFVMDVILPCQKFQLNIFEPRYRLMVRRIMEGNRRMGMVINESIPGSIADHACEMEITDCEPLPDGRFFLEVESRRRCRIIRHWDQDGYRIAEVEWLQDICPHEGTKEKEDLLEMTNKAALYARQWLKETREESQEDRTRSAELLKIEASMPSTKDPECFSFWLVQLTDRRTSERLDLLRIRDAKERIRRGLLYMKIEEQRRRVQ
- the LOC140965976 gene encoding uncharacterized protein isoform X2 codes for the protein MSRIIHGRMKKNFHLCRRRDIDLSIISCRWETRHSGTTDWIRQLTFTQEPTTLNQVILSFLATDALHIFCQMSQFLKHRPSSASEYRPLSGLDPITHAGLALKDAEKLLSLQSNSVSSYILNANALILLEKYELACDVILEGLQIDPLSNSLLKLQKSIPDTCMRRSNIKPQRTDDYDCTLCLKLLYEPVTTPCGHSFCRSCLFQTTDRGNRCPLCRTVLLISPVTCAISVTLKNIIERNFPEEYGERKLEHESLTKLAVDLLPLFVMDVILPCQKFQLNIFEPRYRLMVRRIMEGNRRMGMVINESIPGSIADHACEMEITDCEPLPDGRFFLEVESRRRCRIIRHWDQDGYRIAEVEWLQDICPHEGTKEKEDLLEMTNKAALYARQWLKETREESQEDRTRSAELLKIEASMPSTKDPECFSFWLVQLTDRRTSERLDLLRIRDAKERIRRGLLYMKIEEQRRRVQ